A genomic segment from Candidatus Borkfalkia ceftriaxoniphila encodes:
- a CDS encoding biotin--[acetyl-CoA-carboxylase] ligase: MDMSVKQDVLKVLEKRRGESVSGEELADELGVSRAAVWKAVKGLKAEGHAIHAATNRGYLLEEDSDVLTAPSVQRFLTHDFDVIVEKKVTSTNDAAKKLALGGAKEWTVILSEEQSAGRGRFARSFYSPRGAGIYCSVVLRPGYTAAETLFITTCAAVAVAEGIERVTGRSADIKWVNDVFVSGKKVCGILTEASFSVENGGLEYAVLGFGINVKTQAFPAELANVAAALYPDGECSGDTRAKLVACILERFRYYYENIPVRAFYPEYKRRSILIGKTVLVTGGESGEAEVLDIDENCYLRVRFADGRECPLSSGEVSVKIQ; this comes from the coding sequence ATGGACATGAGTGTAAAACAGGATGTTTTAAAAGTATTGGAAAAAAGGCGCGGGGAAAGCGTTTCGGGAGAGGAGTTGGCGGATGAGTTGGGCGTTTCGCGCGCGGCGGTGTGGAAGGCGGTGAAGGGGCTCAAAGCGGAAGGGCACGCCATCCATGCCGCGACCAATCGGGGCTATCTTCTCGAAGAGGATTCCGATGTTTTGACCGCCCCGTCGGTGCAGCGTTTTCTGACGCATGATTTCGACGTGATCGTGGAAAAAAAAGTGACGTCGACCAACGACGCGGCGAAAAAACTCGCGCTCGGCGGCGCGAAAGAATGGACGGTGATCCTGTCCGAAGAGCAGAGCGCGGGGAGAGGGCGTTTCGCGCGTTCTTTTTACTCGCCGAGGGGGGCGGGCATCTATTGCAGTGTCGTGCTCCGTCCCGGATACACGGCGGCGGAAACGCTGTTCATCACCACCTGCGCGGCGGTCGCCGTGGCGGAGGGCATCGAGCGCGTAACGGGACGGTCGGCGGACATCAAGTGGGTGAACGACGTGTTCGTATCGGGCAAAAAAGTTTGCGGTATCCTCACCGAAGCGTCTTTCAGCGTGGAAAACGGCGGGCTTGAATACGCGGTGCTCGGGTTCGGGATCAACGTCAAAACACAGGCGTTCCCTGCGGAACTTGCAAACGTCGCTGCGGCGCTCTATCCCGACGGCGAATGTTCGGGCGATACGCGCGCAAAACTCGTCGCCTGTATTCTGGAACGGTTCCGATATTATTATGAAAATATTCCCGTGCGCGCCTTTTATCCCGAATATAAGCGCCGAAGCATTCTCATCGGTAAAACCGTGCTCGTTACGGGCGGGGAATCGGGCGAAGCGGAAGTTCTGGATATCGACGAAAACTGTTATCTGCGCGTGCGTTTTGCGGACGGGAGAGAGTGCCCGCTCTCTTCGGGCGAAGTCAGCGTAAAGATACAATAA
- a CDS encoding uL15 family ribosomal protein has translation MRIDQLQAASWWEKLKALFDSPLALTLLAVCVVLFIAIVCLIAVLSRRIQVTYVSCGKEDIKSYYKGARADQSAPEQREGYRFGGWYLDETCTQKAPETLRVKKKGIVLYALWEKEEDEEAAAEPVTEETAVVEEPVTEETAVVEEPVTEETAVVEEPVAKEPAAEPVPEEPAQEEAEEEEDETEAAEGDEFDNALVTTVTGTKVFVQYRRSFTARLIQADDEIKDIYNSVRNALLTVSGVKERTSWNYNSINRGRKQFAKINANRKSLILYLALSPSNIEDKYRFRDVSEKKRYKDVPVRYKITGSRSLQYALELIEQAADNNGLTLQEFPFEQNLSIPYEPREDLIKKKLIKVYAKKDSGETITEEQLEEFIEEGATVESLSSFTVTDKVSVLEAEKLVSDATAKQLMALADEVADNTPRVAQAKRGYINLDTIAANFKEDEIVNLQTLKEKKLVQPKMSAVKVLARGSLDKALTVEAADFSLPAVKMIVITGGKVVKLKKV, from the coding sequence ATGCGAATCGATCAACTGCAAGCGGCATCCTGGTGGGAGAAATTGAAAGCGCTGTTCGACAGCCCGCTCGCCCTTACGCTTTTGGCGGTGTGCGTGGTACTGTTTATCGCGATCGTCTGTCTGATCGCCGTGCTTTCAAGGCGTATTCAAGTCACGTACGTGTCGTGCGGCAAGGAAGATATTAAGTCGTATTACAAAGGCGCGCGCGCCGATCAGTCCGCACCCGAACAGCGCGAAGGCTATCGTTTCGGCGGTTGGTACCTTGACGAAACGTGTACCCAAAAGGCGCCCGAAACTTTGCGCGTCAAAAAGAAAGGCATTGTGCTTTACGCCCTTTGGGAAAAAGAAGAGGACGAAGAGGCCGCGGCAGAACCTGTAACGGAAGAAACTGCCGTCGTGGAAGAACCCGTAACAGAAGAAACTGCCGTCGTGGAAGAACCCGTAACAGAAGAAACCGCCGTCGTGGAAGAACCCGTTGCAAAAGAGCCTGCCGCGGAGCCTGTTCCCGAAGAACCCGCGCAGGAAGAGGCGGAGGAGGAAGAGGACGAAACGGAAGCGGCCGAAGGCGACGAGTTTGACAACGCGCTCGTTACGACGGTGACGGGAACCAAAGTTTTCGTGCAGTACCGCCGCAGTTTCACGGCGCGACTCATTCAGGCGGATGACGAGATCAAGGATATCTATAATTCGGTGCGCAACGCGTTGTTGACGGTCAGCGGGGTAAAGGAGCGCACGAGTTGGAACTATAACAGCATCAACCGCGGGCGTAAGCAGTTTGCGAAAATAAACGCCAACCGCAAGAGTCTTATTCTGTATCTCGCGCTGTCGCCCTCCAATATAGAGGACAAATACCGTTTCCGCGACGTGAGCGAAAAGAAGAGATATAAAGACGTACCCGTGCGTTATAAGATCACGGGCAGCCGCAGTTTGCAATACGCGCTGGAACTGATCGAACAGGCGGCGGATAACAACGGGCTGACTTTGCAGGAATTTCCTTTCGAGCAGAATCTTTCCATTCCCTACGAACCGCGGGAAGATCTCATCAAAAAGAAACTGATCAAAGTCTATGCGAAAAAAGATTCGGGCGAAACCATTACCGAAGAGCAACTCGAAGAGTTCATCGAAGAGGGCGCTACGGTAGAGAGCCTTTCGTCCTTTACCGTCACGGATAAGGTGAGCGTGCTCGAAGCGGAAAAACTGGTCAGCGACGCGACTGCCAAACAGTTGATGGCTCTTGCGGACGAGGTCGCGGACAACACGCCCCGCGTCGCGCAGGCAAAGCGCGGCTATATCAATCTCGATACCATTGCCGCCAACTTCAAGGAAGACGAGATCGTCAATTTACAGACGCTCAAAGAGAAAAAACTCGTGCAGCCTAAGATGAGCGCCGTCAAGGTGCTCGCGCGCGGCAGCCTGGATAAAGCCCTTACCGTCGAGGCGGCGGATTTTTCTCTTCCCGCCGTAAAGATGATCGTCATAACGGGCGGCAAAGTCGTCAAACTGAAAAAGGTATGA